A genome region from Bdellovibrionales bacterium includes the following:
- a CDS encoding TonB-dependent receptor, which yields MLFIGFLFVGFFVSSEDLPRQNIISTEWNEDFSERVFSSPAHKLKLDNFQRTSPSFENIFSRSSSIQSRNSGSPGVSIRGSAQAGRVLFLLDNIPLNLLDGFGGSPLFVPTEIISDVKMIEGPSSTAYGSNAMGGTLHFIPEKLNSPRLNLGVSDSDGSITSSPVTTAHVSAVVPVIKNDRHYVQVSGRGDHDRGDFRYERTNDEKRSRTNNSSKQNRWTLYGQHNFEDYKISEFLLYTHLNKATPGPEPSPFVTDESSDALLAATHFDKKISQWGRWNSRLSYARMQSEFLDSSRADALSDKIWTSHSFSVAILDSLMSQTFIEASRNTYKASFANNQLYDRNEFDLAQIFVYRLTSDLTIEPSFRHAFRYKRGTAYFLVKYDLSQDSHLWTSYAEGYRPPSLIDLYANTPYYQGNDELRAESSRQFEFGGAWENAPITAKSSVFFTNYRNLIQSSNVSPGVSTKVNSGEARASGIHSVLKSEWQRWAWTFDHSLLLTREVGRGREILFSPQHQFFTMLSYRQNSWQMHLQHTYWSEFEDNDFFSGTRINLSAWNGTDILWEYNWSAKMSTLLGIYNILDHRRELNFGYPEPQRRVALNLTIDF from the coding sequence ATGCTATTCATCGGTTTCCTTTTTGTGGGCTTCTTTGTATCCAGCGAAGACCTTCCCCGGCAAAACATTATAAGCACCGAATGGAACGAAGACTTTTCCGAAAGAGTTTTTTCTTCTCCCGCTCACAAGCTCAAACTCGATAACTTCCAAAGAACCTCGCCCTCATTCGAAAATATTTTTTCTCGTTCTTCATCCATTCAATCTCGCAATTCGGGCTCACCCGGAGTTTCGATTCGTGGTTCCGCGCAGGCCGGCCGCGTTTTATTTTTACTCGATAATATACCGCTCAATCTTTTAGATGGATTTGGAGGATCTCCCCTTTTTGTTCCCACCGAAATTATCAGCGACGTTAAAATGATCGAAGGTCCTTCGTCGACGGCCTATGGCTCCAACGCCATGGGCGGCACTCTGCACTTTATTCCCGAAAAATTAAATTCTCCTCGCCTCAACTTAGGAGTGAGTGACAGCGACGGCTCCATCACCTCTTCTCCGGTCACTACGGCTCATGTCAGCGCCGTGGTGCCCGTCATTAAAAATGATCGGCATTACGTTCAAGTCAGTGGCCGCGGAGATCACGATCGAGGAGATTTTCGCTACGAAAGAACCAATGACGAAAAAAGATCTCGCACGAATAATAGCAGCAAACAGAATCGTTGGACTCTGTACGGACAACATAACTTTGAAGATTATAAAATTTCGGAGTTTTTACTCTACACACATTTAAACAAGGCGACTCCGGGTCCTGAGCCTTCGCCTTTTGTTACCGATGAGTCGTCCGATGCACTTCTCGCCGCCACCCACTTTGATAAAAAGATTTCGCAGTGGGGGCGTTGGAACTCTCGATTGAGTTACGCGAGAATGCAGTCCGAATTTTTGGATTCATCGCGCGCCGATGCGCTCTCGGATAAAATTTGGACGAGTCATAGCTTTTCTGTAGCAATTCTGGATTCACTGATGTCGCAAACTTTTATCGAAGCTTCGCGGAACACCTACAAAGCCTCATTTGCCAACAATCAACTTTACGATCGCAATGAATTCGATCTTGCACAAATTTTTGTATATCGATTAACTTCGGACTTAACAATTGAGCCGAGTTTTCGCCACGCCTTTCGCTACAAACGAGGTACGGCTTACTTCCTCGTAAAGTACGATCTCTCACAGGACTCTCATCTGTGGACCAGTTATGCCGAAGGATATCGTCCTCCGTCATTGATCGATCTGTACGCGAATACTCCGTACTACCAAGGGAACGACGAACTCCGTGCAGAATCCTCTCGCCAATTCGAATTCGGAGGAGCGTGGGAAAACGCACCGATCACCGCAAAGTCGTCTGTCTTTTTTACGAACTATCGCAATCTCATCCAATCCTCTAATGTGAGCCCTGGCGTTTCGACGAAAGTCAATTCGGGTGAAGCGAGAGCCTCGGGGATTCATTCCGTGCTTAAAAGCGAATGGCAAAGATGGGCTTGGACTTTTGATCACTCGTTACTTCTTACTCGCGAGGTCGGCCGAGGTCGCGAAATTTTGTTTTCGCCTCAGCACCAATTCTTTACGATGCTGAGCTATCGGCAAAATTCTTGGCAGATGCACTTGCAACACACGTATTGGTCTGAATTTGAAGACAACGATTTCTTTTCTGGAACGAGAATCAATTTAAGCGCCTGGAATGGAACTGATATTCTCTGGGAATACAATTGGAGCGCGAAAATGTCGACGCTTTTAGGAATCTACAATATTTTGGATCACCGAAGAGAATTGAACTTTGGATATCCGGAGCCACAAAGAAGAGTGGCTCTGAATCTAACGATCGATTTCTAA
- a CDS encoding 3'-5' exonuclease: protein MRFVAFDLETTGTVPGVDKIVEIGAVRYLNGQPEATFSTLIDPRRSIPPGASAVNGITDDMLVGKPFIENILDAFAEFCGDAVMVAHNAPFDSQFLTADIKRFESESPRGIVLDTLPMARKIFPGLANYKLGTLVQHLKIDAGTFHRAEEDASYCGQLFIKITERVFQSHQDVVVDNLVALTGKPPFRFPVIERQPKQLNLLEL, encoded by the coding sequence ATGAGATTTGTGGCTTTTGATTTGGAAACGACGGGTACCGTGCCCGGAGTTGATAAGATCGTTGAGATTGGGGCTGTCCGTTATTTAAATGGTCAACCCGAGGCCACGTTTTCGACATTGATCGACCCTCGCCGTTCCATTCCTCCCGGAGCTTCCGCCGTCAATGGAATCACCGATGACATGCTTGTCGGCAAACCTTTTATCGAGAACATTCTGGATGCTTTCGCTGAATTTTGTGGCGACGCTGTCATGGTGGCTCACAATGCTCCCTTTGATTCTCAGTTTCTCACCGCGGATATCAAGCGCTTCGAATCGGAAAGTCCGCGAGGAATCGTCCTCGATACCTTACCGATGGCGCGCAAAATTTTCCCAGGGTTAGCCAATTATAAGTTGGGAACTCTGGTTCAACATCTTAAGATTGATGCGGGAACTTTTCACCGCGCCGAAGAAGATGCTTCGTATTGCGGACAGCTGTTCATTAAAATTACGGAAAGAGTATTTCAATCTCATCAAGACGTCGTCGTGGATAACTTAGTGGCTCTCACCGGAAAACCACCTTTCCGCTTCCCCGTCATCGAACGCCAACCCAAACAACTCAACCTCCTCGAACTCTAA
- a CDS encoding phosphotransferase — translation MVASIALPNADKFESFLKDALKKVPSSIIPLAGDVSSRKYYRVLEGNQSWVLMEWEPFTSPQTFPFISIQTYFKNNDIAVPEIFSYDESKGYFLLEDLGDLTLERKFWEFHNQENILPYYKSTLDELIKVHRLYLTEKNQDHCTAYKIEFDVEKFLWELNYTFKNLLQGLCKLTFNADVEAQLQAEFKSIAERLARLPQVICHRDFHSRNVMIKGDHTVLIDFQDARLGPPQYDLVSLIHDSYVQLSEQTSQNLINYYLEKFPEGLKLFKDKKEFMYFFQLQTLQRCFKACGTFSAVYQQRKDKRYLKYLPGTLGKVNATLTQFNEYPTLRKIMDSLQVPPTDTLP, via the coding sequence ATGGTCGCTAGTATTGCATTACCTAATGCAGATAAATTTGAATCCTTTTTGAAGGACGCGCTTAAAAAAGTACCTTCTTCCATCATTCCTCTGGCGGGCGATGTGTCTTCGCGAAAATACTATCGCGTTCTCGAAGGAAACCAAAGTTGGGTACTTATGGAGTGGGAGCCCTTCACTTCTCCACAGACTTTCCCCTTCATTTCCATCCAAACATATTTCAAGAACAATGATATCGCTGTCCCCGAGATCTTTTCGTATGATGAAAGTAAAGGCTACTTTCTTTTAGAGGATCTCGGTGATTTAACCTTGGAGCGAAAATTCTGGGAATTTCATAACCAGGAAAATATCCTTCCCTATTACAAATCAACGCTCGACGAGCTTATAAAAGTTCATAGACTCTATCTCACCGAAAAGAATCAAGATCATTGTACCGCCTATAAGATTGAATTCGATGTCGAAAAATTTCTATGGGAGCTCAATTACACTTTTAAAAATCTGCTTCAGGGTCTCTGTAAACTCACGTTCAACGCTGACGTCGAAGCCCAGCTCCAGGCCGAATTTAAAAGTATCGCCGAAAGACTCGCTCGACTCCCCCAAGTGATCTGCCATAGAGATTTCCACTCTCGCAACGTGATGATTAAGGGTGATCACACTGTACTTATTGATTTTCAGGATGCACGATTGGGTCCGCCTCAGTACGACTTGGTGAGCCTGATTCACGATTCCTACGTGCAACTGAGTGAGCAAACCTCGCAGAATCTCATCAATTACTACCTCGAAAAATTTCCAGAAGGTTTAAAGCTGTTTAAAGATAAAAAAGAATTTATGTATTTCTTCCAACTCCAGACTTTGCAGCGATGCTTTAAAGCTTGTGGAACCTTTTCGGCGGTTTACCAGCAACGAAAAGACAAAAGATATCTTAAATATTTACCAGGAACACTCGGCAAGGTGAACGCGACCCTTACGCAGTTTAATGAGTATCCGACACTGCGTAAAATTATGGATTCGCTCCAGGTTCCTCCGACCGACACTCTCCCATGA
- a CDS encoding NDP-sugar synthase, protein MKALILTAGLGTRLAPYTHRKPKPAICMFGIPIVYYSLYLLKKINHYRVIANLHHLPHEIQALFKAQALKDFSVEYSWEKEKILGSGGAIWNAKALLEVSDNFLVINGDEVMIPSQESILNSLQDHHLRTNSLATFLVTDHPDLLKTLKPIWVDREGFVLGFGETPPAGKDARPVHFTGYKIYNRRIFNYLPQGESHIFKDAVIPALRKGERVSTLKDSCQWWETGNFNNLIHAHRDFIQIASQSPKSNPIQKIYDSFNLKFDFKVIFNDKLQTAFPSQMDVQSLRLENTVFIAPESQLHKNIVLNNVIVSPGALVTESQTQKLLF, encoded by the coding sequence ATGAAGGCTCTGATTCTCACCGCAGGTTTAGGGACTCGTTTAGCCCCTTACACCCATCGAAAACCCAAGCCCGCTATCTGTATGTTTGGGATACCGATCGTCTACTATAGTCTCTATCTTTTAAAAAAAATTAATCATTATCGCGTCATCGCAAATCTCCATCATTTGCCCCACGAAATTCAGGCCTTGTTTAAGGCCCAGGCCCTCAAAGACTTTTCTGTAGAATACTCTTGGGAAAAAGAAAAAATATTAGGAAGCGGCGGCGCGATCTGGAACGCAAAAGCATTGCTCGAAGTTAGTGATAACTTTTTAGTGATTAACGGAGATGAAGTGATGATTCCTTCTCAAGAGAGTATTCTCAACTCTCTTCAAGATCATCATCTGCGCACCAATTCTTTAGCCACCTTTCTTGTCACGGATCACCCCGATCTGCTCAAAACTCTCAAACCCATCTGGGTGGACCGCGAAGGCTTTGTACTCGGTTTTGGTGAAACTCCTCCTGCGGGCAAAGACGCTAGACCTGTTCACTTCACCGGATACAAAATCTACAATCGTCGAATTTTTAATTATCTGCCGCAGGGAGAATCTCACATCTTTAAAGATGCGGTGATTCCGGCGCTACGCAAGGGCGAGAGAGTGAGTACACTTAAGGACAGTTGTCAGTGGTGGGAAACTGGTAATTTTAATAATTTGATCCATGCTCACCGAGATTTCATCCAGATTGCATCTCAGTCCCCGAAGTCGAATCCGATCCAAAAGATCTACGATAGCTTTAATTTGAAATTTGATTTCAAGGTGATCTTTAATGACAAACTCCAGACGGCGTTTCCATCTCAGATGGACGTACAAAGCCTACGTCTGGAAAATACAGTTTTTATTGCTCCCGAGTCGCAACTCCATAAAAATATTGTATTAAACAATGTGATCGTTAGCCCCGGGGCCCTTGTGACCGAATCGCAGACTCAAAAATTGTTATTTTGA
- a CDS encoding anhydro-N-acetylmuramic acid kinase, giving the protein MIVLGMMSGTSLDGVDCVWTKAEGTSQVTMKLLKHKYVPFPNALRKALLKATIGKASSHEVGELHHALGRFYAKAASNSTYKAQLVGLHGQTIFHQGTKATLQIGESTYLAKVTQCPVVFNFRAADIASGGQGAPLAPVFHKFLLKPFSKNGAAFHNLGGISNITYFDAKNFIAFDTGPASILLDAWIEYKTRGKKKMDRNGVLAHQGLPDSAMLNKFLSHPFFKKPFPKSCGREEFNLDFIKKYGGTRFAKLNLKDQLATLTELTVQSIAEAYEMTPKTPKTIFFSGGGVYNTYLMKRLKINLPEVDVKTSADLGWPAETIEGGAFALLAYLRYKKIRVNLSTITGGKDGLHGQICEF; this is encoded by the coding sequence ATGATCGTACTTGGAATGATGAGCGGAACTAGCCTAGATGGCGTGGATTGCGTTTGGACCAAAGCTGAAGGGACATCTCAGGTAACGATGAAACTTCTAAAGCATAAATATGTGCCTTTTCCCAACGCTCTTCGCAAAGCTTTATTAAAAGCCACCATAGGCAAAGCTTCGTCCCACGAAGTGGGCGAACTTCACCACGCTCTCGGGCGCTTTTATGCAAAAGCAGCGTCGAACTCTACCTACAAAGCCCAGTTGGTGGGACTCCATGGACAAACTATTTTTCACCAAGGGACGAAAGCGACACTGCAAATTGGGGAGTCGACTTATCTTGCGAAAGTCACTCAATGCCCCGTCGTCTTTAATTTCCGTGCTGCAGATATCGCCTCGGGTGGCCAGGGAGCTCCGTTAGCGCCGGTGTTTCATAAATTTTTGTTAAAACCCTTTAGTAAAAACGGGGCCGCTTTTCATAATTTAGGAGGCATCAGTAATATCACTTATTTTGACGCCAAAAATTTTATCGCCTTCGATACTGGGCCCGCCTCAATACTGCTCGACGCATGGATCGAGTATAAAACTCGAGGTAAGAAAAAAATGGATCGCAACGGCGTATTGGCTCATCAAGGTTTGCCCGACAGTGCGATGCTTAATAAATTTCTTTCGCACCCCTTCTTTAAAAAGCCTTTTCCTAAAAGCTGCGGACGCGAAGAATTTAACTTAGATTTTATCAAAAAATATGGCGGCACTCGATTTGCGAAATTGAATCTTAAAGATCAATTGGCCACATTAACAGAGCTCACGGTTCAAAGCATTGCCGAGGCCTACGAGATGACACCGAAAACTCCCAAGACCATTTTTTTCTCGGGTGGAGGAGTTTACAATACGTACTTGATGAAGCGTTTAAAAATTAATCTTCCGGAAGTGGATGTGAAAACGTCTGCAGATCTAGGCTGGCCCGCCGAAACGATCGAGGGCGGAGCCTTCGCGCTTCTCGCCTACCTTCGCTATAAAAAAATCCGCGTGAACCTTTCCACCATCACAGGTGGAAAAGATGGATTGCACGGGCAAATTTGCGAATTTTAA
- a CDS encoding ABC transporter permease translates to MAYLLRRLLSLLPVVFGVMALTFLLIHMIPGDPIDIMLGDYATDADRAALSRELGLDKPLLSQFKDYVLNLTRLDLGRSLQTQRPVLREILNRLPATLKLGGVALVIALCVGLPLGVLASIYKRSWLDRMTLGGGVLALSLPSFWTGPLLIWFFSLELGWFPLGEADEPLSIVLPAITLSVGVTALIIRMTRTSMLEVLREDYIRVARAKGLSFFKIYFVHALTNAMIPILTLVGIMLGALLTGAVIIETIFDWPGLGLLIYQGIQNRDYPLVQGCVLFVSMIYLLANFLTDLAYAYFNPKMRME, encoded by the coding sequence ATGGCTTATTTACTCCGCCGTCTCCTCTCCTTGTTACCTGTCGTTTTTGGAGTGATGGCTTTGACATTTCTTTTAATCCATATGATTCCCGGTGATCCGATCGATATCATGTTGGGAGACTATGCGACTGACGCAGATCGAGCAGCTCTTTCGCGTGAATTGGGTTTAGATAAACCTCTCCTCTCTCAGTTTAAGGACTACGTTCTCAATCTCACTCGCCTCGATCTCGGACGCTCTTTACAAACACAAAGACCGGTTCTTCGCGAAATATTAAACCGACTACCGGCGACCCTCAAATTGGGGGGAGTCGCACTGGTCATCGCGCTCTGTGTGGGATTACCTCTCGGAGTTCTCGCCTCCATCTACAAAAGATCTTGGTTGGATCGCATGACGCTCGGTGGGGGAGTTCTTGCTTTATCGCTCCCGTCGTTTTGGACCGGACCCTTACTCATTTGGTTTTTTTCCCTCGAACTCGGATGGTTTCCTTTGGGTGAAGCCGATGAACCGTTAAGTATTGTTCTTCCCGCGATCACACTCAGTGTGGGGGTCACCGCGTTGATCATTCGAATGACGCGAACATCGATGCTCGAAGTGCTTCGAGAAGATTATATCCGCGTGGCGCGAGCGAAAGGCCTGTCTTTCTTTAAAATTTATTTTGTCCATGCCTTAACGAATGCCATGATTCCCATTTTAACACTGGTGGGAATTATGCTCGGCGCTCTTCTTACAGGCGCCGTAATCATCGAGACCATTTTTGACTGGCCCGGCTTAGGACTCCTTATCTACCAAGGTATTCAAAATCGAGACTACCCGCTGGTGCAAGGCTGCGTTTTATTTGTTTCGATGATTTATCTTTTAGCGAACTTTCTGACGGATCTCGCTTACGCCTACTTCAATCCAAAGATGAGGATGGAATAA
- a CDS encoding ABC transporter permease — protein sequence MRALPLSLKIGGTIILAMILIAVVAPLLSPFEPQQLDLQRRLVPPNSTHFFGTDQNGVDIFSAILYGARISLLIAISVATLTVITGMIIGSVAGFMGGWWDMLLMRAVDLIFGFPGFLLVLSIVAFMQEASIKNMVIALSCTGWASYARLVRGEVLHLKEREHVLSAKSLGAPWWRLLVIHIWPNLLGALMVQVSFSMAVTIITESSLSFLGLGVSPMTPTWGSLLNSGRQYLIEAPHLSLFPGLFIMLLVLGFNLLGDGLRDILDPKSAK from the coding sequence ATGAGAGCCCTCCCCCTTTCCTTAAAAATTGGCGGCACGATTATTCTAGCGATGATACTGATCGCCGTGGTCGCTCCACTGCTATCTCCATTTGAGCCTCAGCAATTGGATCTGCAACGACGACTCGTTCCACCCAACTCCACTCATTTTTTCGGAACCGATCAAAATGGAGTAGATATTTTTAGCGCCATTCTTTACGGCGCAAGAATCAGTTTGCTCATTGCTATCAGTGTGGCCACCTTAACTGTGATCACCGGAATGATCATCGGCTCTGTGGCCGGCTTTATGGGCGGCTGGTGGGATATGTTACTCATGCGTGCGGTGGATCTCATCTTCGGATTCCCAGGTTTCCTATTGGTTCTTTCCATCGTAGCGTTTATGCAAGAGGCCTCGATTAAAAATATGGTCATTGCTCTCAGTTGCACGGGCTGGGCTTCCTACGCACGACTGGTCCGCGGCGAAGTTCTCCATCTGAAAGAGCGCGAACACGTCCTTAGCGCTAAATCCTTAGGGGCTCCCTGGTGGAGACTCTTAGTCATTCATATTTGGCCCAATCTCCTTGGCGCCCTCATGGTCCAAGTCTCGTTCAGCATGGCGGTCACGATTATCACCGAATCGAGCTTAAGTTTTCTGGGCCTGGGTGTTTCGCCGATGACCCCCACTTGGGGATCCCTCCTCAATTCGGGACGGCAATATTTGATAGAAGCCCCCCACCTTAGTTTATTCCCAGGACTATTCATTATGTTACTTGTCTTGGGATTCAATCTATTGGGTGATGGACTTCGCGATATCTTAGATCCCAAATCCGCAAAATAG
- the nagZ gene encoding beta-N-acetylhexosaminidase, translating into MIEKIGQQLIIGIQGKTLLDEEKEFIVKYNIGGVILFDRNLESPAQIHALVSEIQALRHRTTDKTPLFISIDMEGGRVHRLKAPFTKWPAVARLGDKGSSTLAFRFALNMGEEMRAFGINLDFAPSVDIFSNPKNTVIGDRALSSDPEIVTQLSSALVRGYIKADVIPCGKHFPGHGGTEIDSHFDLPVSQDTLKSLDDSRALEPFKKIFKSRCELVMSAHISFPKIDAQWPVTLSPTFLQQILRDVLRYRGLIITDDLDMKALAKHFPKDVIPVQALIAGANILLYCNDFNSPMKALNAIAKALKDKKIPNSLIDRNYSDILAFKKKHLVAPYDPFPLDKALEVLDRKDHKDFSQALASGDVEKYLHSANEE; encoded by the coding sequence GTGATTGAAAAAATAGGCCAACAATTAATCATCGGAATCCAAGGCAAAACGCTTTTGGACGAAGAGAAAGAATTTATTGTTAAGTACAATATTGGTGGGGTCATTTTATTTGATCGCAATCTCGAGTCACCGGCGCAAATTCATGCGCTGGTTTCTGAAATTCAAGCTTTACGCCATAGAACTACCGATAAAACTCCCCTTTTTATTTCGATCGACATGGAAGGTGGACGCGTCCATCGTTTAAAGGCTCCATTTACCAAATGGCCTGCGGTCGCGCGACTCGGAGATAAAGGGTCTTCCACATTAGCCTTCCGCTTCGCCTTGAACATGGGCGAGGAGATGCGAGCTTTTGGAATCAATTTGGATTTTGCACCCAGCGTGGATATTTTTTCAAATCCTAAGAACACCGTGATCGGTGATCGAGCCCTGAGCTCCGACCCCGAAATTGTGACACAGCTGTCTTCAGCACTGGTTCGCGGATATATCAAAGCCGACGTGATCCCCTGCGGAAAACATTTTCCCGGTCATGGAGGAACAGAAATCGACAGTCACTTTGATTTACCCGTTTCACAGGATACTCTTAAATCTTTGGACGACAGTCGCGCTCTCGAGCCTTTTAAAAAGATTTTTAAATCGCGTTGTGAGCTCGTCATGTCGGCGCATATTTCTTTCCCGAAGATTGATGCTCAGTGGCCGGTGACGCTCTCTCCGACATTTTTACAGCAAATTCTTCGGGACGTTCTCCGCTATCGCGGTTTAATTATTACTGATGATCTCGATATGAAGGCTTTAGCCAAACATTTTCCCAAGGACGTGATTCCGGTGCAGGCCCTCATTGCCGGGGCGAATATCTTGCTTTATTGCAACGACTTTAACTCTCCGATGAAAGCCTTAAACGCGATCGCCAAAGCTCTCAAGGATAAGAAAATTCCTAACTCTCTCATCGATCGAAACTATTCTGATATCCTTGCTTTTAAAAAGAAACATCTCGTCGCTCCCTACGATCCATTCCCTTTAGATAAAGCCCTGGAAGTCCTAGATCGAAAAGACCATAAAGATTTTTCACAAGCTCTCGCCTCTGGGGACGTGGAAAAGTACCTTCATAGCGCTAACGAAGAATAA
- a CDS encoding UTP--glucose-1-phosphate uridylyltransferase produces the protein MRPIRKAIIPTAGLGTRFLPITNSVPKEMLPIVDEPLLLHVVREVAMAGIEDVILIAGRRKTAIEDFFDRHVELEETLARTGKLDLLKQLSDIRNMVNIISIRQKEALGLGHAVYVGRHIVGDDPFAVLLGDELMIPSTPTTPSVTKQLATTYQETGLSTVAIMEVPAEDVSKYGMIAGTRENDYIRVSDVVEKPSLEAAPSRWALPGRYVFDAKIFSYLENLPAGKNGEIQLTDAMVKLAKNEGLLARFFDGIRYDAGDKLGYVIANIEMGMKHPQIGEALKKYLRQLKL, from the coding sequence ATGCGCCCTATACGAAAAGCCATAATCCCCACCGCTGGTCTAGGTACAAGATTTTTACCAATTACAAACTCGGTACCTAAGGAAATGCTCCCGATCGTCGACGAACCTTTGCTTTTACATGTGGTTCGCGAAGTAGCGATGGCTGGAATCGAAGACGTCATTCTCATTGCCGGTCGAAGAAAAACGGCCATTGAAGATTTCTTCGATCGTCATGTTGAACTCGAAGAAACATTAGCTCGAACCGGCAAGTTGGATCTGCTCAAGCAACTGAGCGACATCCGAAACATGGTCAACATCATCAGCATTCGTCAGAAAGAAGCGTTAGGGCTAGGACATGCGGTTTATGTGGGTCGACATATCGTCGGTGATGATCCCTTCGCCGTTCTTCTTGGTGATGAACTTATGATTCCATCAACTCCGACAACTCCATCCGTCACTAAACAGTTGGCCACCACTTACCAAGAAACAGGTTTATCAACCGTGGCGATTATGGAAGTGCCGGCTGAGGACGTGTCGAAATACGGCATGATCGCAGGGACTAGGGAAAATGATTACATTCGCGTGTCTGATGTGGTTGAAAAACCCTCGCTGGAAGCCGCGCCCAGTCGCTGGGCTTTACCGGGTCGCTATGTTTTTGACGCGAAAATCTTTAGCTATTTAGAAAACCTTCCGGCTGGAAAAAATGGTGAGATCCAATTGACTGACGCTATGGTCAAGCTCGCAAAGAACGAGGGCCTTCTGGCCCGATTCTTTGATGGGATACGCTATGACGCCGGCGATAAATTAGGTTATGTTATCGCCAATATTGAAATGGGTATGAAACACCCACAGATTGGTGAAGCCCTTAAAAAATATCTTCGCCAGCTCAAACTGTAA